One window of the Brevibacterium limosum genome contains the following:
- a CDS encoding MFS transporter — protein MTKLDNLKVTKPTRIRYIIAVLLFITVVINYMDRANLSIAMPALSQEFDLTTGQQGLLLSAFGWTYAAMQLPGGWLVDRVRPRVLYASCLVLWSLATLFMGMSGGFVALIILRLMVGGFEAPAYPINNKVATAWFPERERGRVIAFYTSGQFIGLALLTPVLSWLQTVLTWHWVFILTGVVGIIWAAIWWFVYREPRDKAGVNQDEIDLIASGGGLVDVESGVKKEAKPKLKWSDVKVVLTRRKLWGIYLGQFCLTSTLWFFLTWFPTYLVDYRGMDYIESGFMASLPFIAALVGVLLSGTVSDLMVKRGLSLGMARKLPIIIGLAMTVFMLGANYTDSSVWVIVFMSIAFFGNGFASITWSLVSALAPERLLGLTGGMFNFIGNLSSIATPIVIGFLVTDIDFAPAFVYMAAVTIVGVLSYVFLVGKVERVEE, from the coding sequence ATGACGAAGCTCGATAATCTGAAGGTCACTAAACCGACTCGAATCCGCTACATCATCGCGGTTCTCCTCTTCATCACCGTCGTCATCAACTACATGGACCGGGCAAACCTGTCCATTGCGATGCCGGCACTGTCTCAGGAATTCGATCTCACCACGGGGCAGCAGGGTCTGCTGCTCTCGGCGTTCGGATGGACCTACGCTGCGATGCAGCTGCCTGGCGGATGGCTCGTCGACCGAGTCCGACCGCGAGTCCTCTACGCCTCCTGCCTCGTGCTGTGGTCGCTGGCCACCCTGTTTATGGGAATGTCCGGCGGATTCGTCGCGCTCATCATTCTGCGGCTCATGGTCGGCGGCTTTGAAGCACCCGCGTACCCGATCAACAACAAGGTCGCGACCGCATGGTTCCCGGAGCGTGAGCGCGGTCGAGTCATCGCCTTCTACACCTCCGGGCAGTTCATTGGTCTCGCACTGCTCACCCCGGTGCTCTCATGGCTGCAGACAGTGCTCACCTGGCACTGGGTGTTTATCCTCACCGGTGTCGTCGGCATCATCTGGGCCGCGATCTGGTGGTTCGTCTACCGCGAACCGCGCGACAAGGCCGGCGTCAACCAGGACGAAATCGACCTCATCGCCTCAGGCGGGGGACTTGTCGACGTCGAAAGCGGCGTGAAGAAGGAGGCGAAGCCGAAGCTCAAGTGGTCCGACGTCAAGGTCGTGCTGACGAGGCGGAAGCTGTGGGGCATCTACCTCGGCCAATTCTGTCTGACGTCGACGCTGTGGTTCTTCCTTACCTGGTTCCCGACCTACCTCGTCGACTACCGCGGAATGGACTACATCGAGTCCGGATTCATGGCGTCACTGCCGTTCATTGCAGCTCTCGTCGGTGTGCTGCTGTCAGGCACGGTCTCGGACCTTATGGTCAAGCGCGGCTTGTCACTCGGAATGGCCCGGAAGCTGCCGATCATCATCGGCCTGGCGATGACGGTGTTCATGCTCGGCGCGAACTACACGGACTCCTCGGTGTGGGTCATCGTGTTCATGTCGATCGCGTTCTTCGGCAATGGGTTCGCTTCGATCACCTGGTCGCTGGTGTCTGCGCTTGCACCTGAGCGACTGTTGGGTCTGACAGGAGGCATGTTCAACTTCATCGGCAACCTCTCGTCGATTGCAACACCGATCGTCATCGGCTTCCTCGTCACCGACATCGACTTCGCCCCGGCGTTCGTCTACATGGCCGCCGTCACCATTGTCGGTGTGCTGTCTTACGTGTTCCTCGTCGGGAAGGTTGAACGCGTCGAGGAGTAG